From Cydia strobilella chromosome 4, ilCydStro3.1, whole genome shotgun sequence, the proteins below share one genomic window:
- the LOC134740980 gene encoding uncharacterized protein LOC134740980, whose product MDDLSVFLFNCDLIHLFGSLNDQGADLDFLLNANDHELSLLVPAAVQKGKLRMALDRERERRGVTKDPRDVDVQQVIAPIKKQDSFVIPSSSQKSSTSSVVTTSTELLEWDINCDDLQFIDASKLIGAITGGNLKQILETSSIGKPLINKKVLSSSDRKILTALIVEAEVRKLKENTDPIRKETWDTWTSEIIKLFPGETKGVYYNPFRLVDGKAIQASGLIVNRLITVRRKLNAEIRSRSRSRNSSNSDKSSDSSGDQNKRKKSAVKSSNARVRPFPDTFQTISTNQDSEKDTVQWLKHSSSPRELVETKWNSCLHERMAALQEGDHVSYLSIFPALQCPWGYELLASDFDKIYPEIEGKFEENFPVVKGRLLSLLDEKAQQLTRPDTSIQTVLDLATSGEEQANVATFLAVPLLLKQMHTVPVKGVRKPWNPSRLEVSNAFLSLVPSTSDLQSHFSERKATLQEKKLPVLPYLVAVGACWQDVTQYDLIISEDIRYTFPSICKAVSNTFKILWALDLPYSKDCAPVWMFIQRSIYVMKSKFDTEGTPMLDLLASVSNRHDGAVCNM is encoded by the exons atGGACGACTTAAGTGTGTTTCTGTTCAACTGTGATTTGATACACCTTTTTGGATCGCTAAACG ATCAGGGCGCGGATCTCGATTTTTTATTGAACGCAAACGACCATGAGTTGTCGTTATTGGTCCCGGCAGCAGTTCAAAAAGGGAAACTGCGTATGGCGTTAGACCGTGAGAGAGAACGC agagGAGTTACAAAAGATCCGAGGGATGTAGATGTACAGCAAGTTATAGCTCCAATTAAAAAGCAAGACTCCTTTGTGATTCCATCAAGTAGCCAAAAATCTAGTACATCCTCTGTTGTTACAACATCAACTGAATTAttg GAATGGGACATCAATTGTGACGATTTACAGTTTATAGATGCAAGCAAACTCATAGGGGCTATAACTGGCGGAaatcttaaacaaattttagaGACATCCAGTATTGGGAAACCTCTAAtcaataaaaaagtattatcgTCTAGTGACCGAAAGATACTGACGGCCCTTATTGTTGAGGCTGAGGTGCGGAAATTGAAAGAAAACACTGACCCAATACGAAAAGAAACCTGGGATACGTGGACATCAGAAATTATAAAGCTTTTCCCAGGTGAAACAAAGGGGGTATATTATAATCCTTTTCGTCTTGTTGATGGAAAAGCTATCCAGGCCAGTGGCCTGATAGTGAACCGATTAATAACAGTACGCAGAAAATTAAATGCAGAAATCCGCAGCCGCAGCAGAAGTCGTAACAGCAGTAATAGCGACAAGAGCAGCGACAGCAGCGGAGaccaaaacaagagaaaaaaatctgCTGTCAAATCTTCTAATGCACGGGTTAGACCTTTTCCTGACACCTTTCAAACAATAAGTACCAATCAAGACTCTGAAAAAGATACCGTGCAGTGGTTGAAGCACTCTTCTTCACCGAGAGAATTGGTAGAAACAAAATGGAACAGTTGTCTACATGAACGCATGGCTGCACTGCAAGAAGGCGACCATGTTAGTTATTTGAGCATCTTCCCAGCACTGCAATGTCCTTGGGGCTATGAATTG CTGGCCAGTGACTTTGACAAAATATACCCTGAAATAGAAGGAAAGTTCGAAGAAAATTTCCCGGTAGTGAAAGGTCGCCTGCTATCATTACTAGATGAGAAGGCTCAACAGCTAACACGACCTGACACTTCTATTCAAACTGTTTTGGATCTTGCAACTT cGGGGGAGGAACAAGCGAATGTTGCGACTTTTCTGGCAGTTCCCCTGTTGCTGAAACAAATGCACACTGTTCCCGTGAAAGGAGTCAGAAAACCCTGGAACCCGTCTAGATTAGAAGTAAGCAACGCGTTTTTAAGCTTGGTGCCATCTACATCGGACCTTCAAAGCCACTTCAGTGAACGGAAGGCCACATTGcaggaaaaaaaattgcctgttcTTCCATATTTGGTTGCTGTCGGGGCTTGCTGGCAGGATGTTACGCAGTATGATTTAATAATCTCTGAAGACATCAGGTACACGTTTCCCAGCATTTGTAAAGCTGTTTCAAATACTTTTAAGATTCTATGGGCATTAGACTTACCATATTCAAAAGATTGTGCCCCAGTCTGGATGTTTATCCAAAGAAGTATATATGTAATGAAGAGCAAGTTTGACACTGAAGGCACTCCTATGCTAGATTTGCTTGCTTCTGTTTCTAACAGGCACGATGGTGCTGTGTGCAATATGTAA